GCATGGTCGAGGACATGCTGGCATACCGAGGGATCATCGTCACCCATAAGACCGTGCGCGAATGGGCTGAAAAGTTCGGACGAGACTATGCCAATACAATCCGTCGCCGCACACCGCGCTTTGGCGACAAATGGCACCTTGATGAGGCTGTCGTGACGATCAACGGCGAACGGCACTTTCTGTGGCGCGCCGTTGATCAGGATGGCTTTGTGCTGGAAGTGCTGGTCCAGAAGCGTCGCGATACCAGGGCTGCGAGGCGTTTCATTCGGAAGTTGCTGTCAGGTCAGGGCGCAGTTCCCCGCGTCATGGTCACGGATAAACTGGGATCTTATGGTGCTGCCAATCGGGAGATCGGCCTCACGCTCTGTGATCATCGCCAGCATAAGGGCTTGAACAATCGGGCTGAGAATTCTCATCAACCCATAAGACGACGAGAACGGGTCATGAAGCGTTTCAAGTCAGTACGACACTTGCAGCGTTTCGCATCCATTCACGACCCGATCTACAACCTTCACCATTTCCCCCGTGACCGCTTCACCTCTGCCATTCACCGCGAGCTGCGCCAAACCGCCAATACTATCTGGCGCGATATCGCTGGCCTGTAATCTGCATAAAAGCAGCTTCAAAGTCCGGGATATGTCCGTAAGCAGGTTAACGTTACGGTGCCTGTCAGAATGCGGAAAGCGTAAAACTGAAATTTTGCCGCCACATATTCCTTGCCAAACCTGAGACCGGACCTTCACTCGACCTTCGGATCGATATTGCCCACCCCCGAGAGCGATTTCAGAGTTCAAGTGGTGCCCCCGTGTGCTGCTCGATCTTCTTTTTGATAAACCCTTTGGCTGAAGCCTTGGCGAGATCGAGGGAAAGTCCGCCGGCCTCTTTAAGTGCGCCTTCGGTCTTTTGCCAGCTCTCGGGGTCTCGGACACTATCGATGAAGTCGTGACCCTCCGACGTAAAGCCACTGAAACCGATACCGTGCATAGCGCGGAAATTGGCTTCTTTGATAAACCGGGCGCCGCGGATAAGCGTGAGGTGATAGGCGATCGCATCGGTGTCGTAGCCAGGCACCGCAACTTCCGGCTCATCCGGTTTTACATGAAGGGTCACACGGGTGCGCAGGGGCACGGCCTCAAGCCTTAACATCAACTCTCGTATCAGATCCATGTCGCGACGCGTGCAGTGCCCTTTCTATATATAATAAAGGAGATCATCGCATATAATCATGGTCTTGGTGTCAATGGACGGCGGGTCTCGGGCTCATGTCCCTTCAAGGCGCGCATGGTACCAAAGAAATTCAAGCAGCTTCTTTGTTCGCAAGAAACATGGAGCCCAAAATCTAACGAGCGCGGTTTGCATCCCATAGGAGCATGATGGCCTCGACGGAGGAGCGGAGCTTTTTTGGATCAATCTGATCTCTCGCTTCCATGGCCATGCCGAGTAAAAACGTGTGGAAGGTTGTGGCCAACGCCTCGACGTTGACGGTTGTCGCCAACTCTGCGCCGGCAACACCGCGGCGAATACAATCTTCGATATCTTTGCGGTTTCTGGCTCGATCAGCAGCA
This genomic stretch from Ochrobactrum sp. BTU1 harbors:
- a CDS encoding IS6 family transposase, with the protein product MHDRRSSLYHRHRFAPEIIAEAVWLYFRFPLSFRMVEDMLAYRGIIVTHKTVREWAEKFGRDYANTIRRRTPRFGDKWHLDEAVVTINGERHFLWRAVDQDGFVLEVLVQKRRDTRAARRFIRKLLSGQGAVPRVMVTDKLGSYGAANREIGLTLCDHRQHKGLNNRAENSHQPIRRRERVMKRFKSVRHLQRFASIHDPIYNLHHFPRDRFTSAIHRELRQTANTIWRDIAGL
- a CDS encoding DUF2513 domain-containing protein, coding for MLRLEAVPLRTRVTLHVKPDEPEVAVPGYDTDAIAYHLTLIRGARFIKEANFRAMHGIGFSGFTSEGHDFIDSVRDPESWQKTEGALKEAGGLSLDLAKASAKGFIKKKIEQHTGAPLEL